A region of bacterium DNA encodes the following proteins:
- the lpxI gene encoding UDP-2,3-diacylglucosamine diphosphatase LpxI (LpxI, functionally equivalent to LpxH, replaces it in LPS biosynthesis in a minority of bacteria.) translates to MVAIIEGGGEISNLLKEEIKDSILIKIPDKPDIDEIICLLKNKGIKKVVFAGKFEKRMVYKAKEFFPKRDDEAIIKHIKGRFEKEGMRVLNQKMYLSSYLAQKGFLTSCKPSKDEMEDIEKGLVVSKRINSLGIGQTICIKDGIVISVEALEGTNETIKRAGKIAEGFVVVKYGKRGREVPVIGEQTIKIMKKADARVLAIKSNVVVILPKTLGLAERNKIPVVGV, encoded by the coding sequence ATGGTTGCTATTATTGAAGGAGGGGGAGAAATTTCTAATCTTCTTAAAGAGGAAATAAAAGATTCTATTCTCATTAAGATTCCCGATAAACCAGATATTGATGAGATAATTTGTCTTCTTAAAAACAAAGGAATAAAAAAGGTTGTATTTGCAGGTAAGTTTGAGAAAAGAATGGTTTATAAAGCAAAAGAATTTTTTCCAAAAAGGGATGATGAGGCCATCATAAAACACATTAAAGGCCGATTTGAAAAAGAAGGAATGAGGGTATTAAACCAAAAAATGTATCTTTCTTCATATCTTGCACAAAAAGGCTTTCTTACATCTTGCAAGCCAAGCAAAGATGAGATGGAGGATATAGAAAAGGGGCTCGTTGTTTCCAAAAGGATAAATTCCCTTGGGATTGGCCAGACAATTTGTATAAAAGATGGCATTGTAATTTCCGTTGAGGCATTAGAGGGAACAAATGAGACAATAAAGAGGGCAGGAAAGATAGCAGAAGGCTTTGTTGTTGTAAAGTATGGAAAAAGGGGAAGGGAGGTTCCTGTAATAGGCGAACAAACAATTAAGATAATGAAAAAAGCAGATGCAAGGGTATTGGCAATAAAAAGCAATGTTGTTGTTATTCTTCCAAAGACATTAGGGCTTGCAGAGAGGAATAAAATCCCTGTAGTCGGTGTCTGA
- the efp gene encoding elongation factor P — MIKSEEAREGRVVMIDGKLYRVLNLEFGGAAKAGRIVHLKIQNIENNAITQATFHGNDLIEDITLDKYPMEYIYNDGSNYYFMNKETYEQFAVPSSVVGGISQYLKENTEIMVEFYEGNPVNIDFPKTITLKIESTASGIKEGSSGAPFKTATLENGMEILVPQFIKEGDSIIVDTTSGKYLDRAKK; from the coding sequence ATGATTAAGTCAGAAGAGGCAAGAGAGGGAAGGGTTGTAATGATAGATGGAAAGCTCTATAGGGTTTTGAATCTTGAGTTTGGAGGTGCTGCTAAAGCAGGAAGAATTGTTCATTTAAAGATTCAAAATATTGAAAATAATGCCATAACCCAGGCAACATTCCATGGAAATGACCTAATAGAGGATATAACCCTGGATAAGTATCCAATGGAATATATTTATAATGATGGCTCAAATTATTATTTTATGAACAAGGAAACATATGAGCAATTTGCTGTTCCATCCTCTGTTGTTGGAGGTATTAGCCAATACCTTAAGGAGAATACAGAGATTATGGTTGAATTTTATGAGGGAAATCCTGTAAACATTGATTTTCCAAAGACAATTACCCTTAAGATAGAAAGCACGGCATCTGGAATAAAAGAGGGCTCATCGGGTGCTCCATTTAAAACTGCAACATTAGAAAATGGAATGGAAATTCTTGTTCCCCAATTCATAAAGGAGGGAGATTCCATAATCGTTGATACAACATCGGGGAAATACCTTGATAGGGCGAAGAAATAG
- a CDS encoding HEPN domain-containing protein, producing MDNKEEYITLFELGCADLKLVEKNLKEEDISRKILLFHLQQAVEKFLKSLLSFADIKFPKTHDLEILIETCEDNKINLPENIFDFVNLTPYSVEFRYTMIIEEELDLEDYYEKVLNFKVFIEKFYRR from the coding sequence ATGGATAATAAAGAAGAATATATAACTTTATTTGAACTTGGATGTGCTGATTTAAAGCTTGTAGAGAAGAATTTAAAGGAAGAAGATATAAGCAGAAAAATTTTGTTGTTTCATTTGCAACAAGCAGTTGAAAAATTCTTAAAATCGCTTCTTTCTTTTGCGGATATTAAATTTCCAAAAACCCATGATTTAGAGATACTAATAGAAACTTGCGAAGATAATAAAATAAACCTTCCAGAGAATATCTTTGATTTTGTAAATTTAACCCCCTATTCTGTTGAATTTAGATATACAATGATAATAGAAGAAGAGCTGGATTTAGAGGATTATTATGAAAAGGTTTTAAATTTTAAGGTATTTATAGAAAAATTTTATAGGAGGTGA
- a CDS encoding nucleotidyltransferase domain-containing protein, whose protein sequence is MTKIELKEIVFRILKSSSPDKIILFGSYAYGNYKEGSDIDFLIIKQGIKSKIMEYAKIRRALKGLKFPFDIIVLTPQEYDFYSKNWKNSVIAEAREKGVILYG, encoded by the coding sequence ATGACTAAAATTGAATTAAAGGAGATAGTTTTTAGAATATTAAAGAGCTCAAGCCCTGATAAAATTATCCTTTTTGGTTCTTATGCATATGGAAATTACAAAGAAGGTAGCGATATAGATTTTTTAATTATAAAACAAGGGATAAAATCCAAAATAATGGAGTATGCAAAAATAAGAAGAGCCTTAAAGGGTCTTAAATTTCCATTTGATATTATTGTTCTTACACCACAAGAATATGATTTTTATTCAAAAAATTGGAAGAATAGTGTAATAGCCGAAGCTCGCGAGAAAGGTGTGATTTTATATGGATAA
- a CDS encoding alpha-amylase/4-alpha-glucanotransferase domain-containing protein has protein sequence MYLILCLHSHQPVGNFDYIFEEAYNKAYKPFLDVFEKYPDVKINLHYSGCLLEWLQENHPDFLERIKNLIIEERVEILSGGFYEPILPIIPEADAKAQIEMMQGFLKAHFDVEPQGFWLAERIWEPSIPRIASSLKYTTIDDTHFLWSGIPIDSLSGYFLTEDQGNTLVIFPIDKNLRYFIPFRRPEEVIDYLKTKPDDACLTMGDDGEKFGLWPGTHKWVYSDGWLDRFFQLLEENKTWLKTGTFSEYLNNHSSKGKVYIPCVSYEEMTEWCLLTLSCERFHNVIEEAKRIGFYDKAREFLKGGYFRNFFIKYPDADHLHKRMVWTSSLIGENKEARKFLYKAQCNCGYWHGVFGGLYLPHLRKALYSNLIKAEDIAIKNDIVIEKDINNDLKNEIYIKKGNFNLIVEPYNGGIISEIDTGGKNLTDILSRRKEAYHSHLKECPIDNSSETPSIHDVQRDISHAKDFLFYDQYTHSFLQDHIFQEDVSLKNIREGSISWKFKAFEMPYSYQVKGYDVFLLWRDENISISKDIILHKDSLEFKYKTKGIIGKFGVEFCFSIFDDQEEEIIGKEIRLLNDIIIKSNKDVVFWKIPLYTVSQSEKCFDVTQQGIIVMATILLEKGSHFDINYNIKFRDD, from the coding sequence ATGTATTTAATCCTCTGTCTCCATTCCCATCAGCCTGTTGGGAATTTTGACTATATTTTTGAGGAAGCATATAACAAGGCATACAAACCATTTCTTGATGTATTTGAGAAATATCCTGATGTAAAGATAAACCTTCACTATAGTGGATGCCTCCTTGAATGGCTACAAGAAAATCACCCAGATTTTTTAGAAAGGATAAAAAACCTTATAATTGAGGAAAGGGTAGAAATTTTATCAGGTGGATTTTATGAGCCTATTCTTCCCATAATCCCCGAAGCCGATGCAAAAGCACAGATTGAGATGATGCAAGGCTTCTTAAAAGCCCATTTTGATGTAGAACCACAAGGTTTCTGGCTTGCAGAGAGGATTTGGGAGCCTTCTATTCCAAGAATTGCATCTTCTTTAAAATACACAACCATAGATGATACCCATTTCCTCTGGTCAGGTATCCCCATAGATAGCCTTTCTGGCTATTTTTTAACCGAAGACCAGGGAAATACCCTGGTAATATTTCCTATTGATAAAAACCTACGCTATTTTATTCCATTTAGAAGACCAGAAGAGGTTATAGATTACCTAAAGACAAAACCAGATGATGCTTGCTTGACAATGGGTGATGATGGAGAGAAATTTGGCCTTTGGCCTGGAACCCATAAATGGGTCTATAGCGATGGATGGCTTGATAGATTTTTTCAATTATTGGAGGAAAATAAAACTTGGCTTAAAACAGGGACATTTAGCGAATACCTTAACAACCATTCTTCCAAAGGAAAGGTTTATATTCCTTGCGTCTCTTATGAGGAGATGACAGAATGGTGCCTTTTGACCTTATCTTGCGAGAGGTTTCACAATGTAATTGAGGAGGCAAAAAGAATTGGGTTTTATGATAAAGCAAGGGAGTTTTTAAAGGGAGGATATTTTAGGAATTTCTTTATAAAATACCCTGATGCAGACCATTTGCACAAGAGGATGGTTTGGACATCATCTTTAATAGGAGAAAATAAAGAGGCAAGGAAATTCCTTTATAAGGCACAATGCAATTGTGGATATTGGCATGGTGTGTTTGGTGGATTGTATCTTCCTCATTTAAGAAAGGCTCTTTATTCAAACCTTATTAAGGCAGAGGACATTGCCATAAAAAATGATATTGTTATAGAAAAAGATATTAACAATGACCTAAAGAATGAAATTTATATAAAGAAAGGGAATTTTAATCTTATTGTAGAGCCTTATAATGGTGGAATTATCTCTGAGATAGATACAGGGGGAAAAAATCTAACAGATATTCTTTCAAGAAGAAAAGAGGCATATCATAGCCATCTTAAGGAATGCCCAATTGATAATTCCTCTGAAACACCAAGCATCCACGATGTCCAGAGGGATATATCTCATGCAAAGGATTTTCTTTTCTATGACCAATATACACATTCCTTCTTGCAAGACCATATATTTCAGGAAGATGTAAGTCTAAAGAATATAAGGGAAGGCTCAATTTCCTGGAAATTTAAGGCATTTGAAATGCCATATAGCTATCAAGTTAAGGGCTATGATGTTTTTCTATTATGGAGAGATGAAAATATCTCAATTTCCAAAGATATTATTCTACACAAGGATTCTCTTGAATTTAAATACAAAACAAAGGGGATTATCGGGAAGTTTGGCGTTGAGTTTTGCTTTTCTATTTTTGATGACCAAGAAGAAGAGATAATTGGAAAAGAAATAAGGCTTCTTAATGATATAATTATAAAAAGCAATAAAGATGTTGTATTCTGGAAAATTCCATTATACACGGTTTCTCAATCAGAGAAATGCTTTGATGTAACCCAACAGGGAATAATTGTAATGGCAACAATTCTGCTTGAAAAAGGAAGCCATTTTGATATAAATTATAATATTAAGTTTAGGGATGACTAA
- a CDS encoding glycoside hydrolase family 57 protein → MKTLYVSFLWHLHQPSYKDSLTNSYTLPWVRLHSTKGYYDMASILEKFPNIKATFNLTASLLSQIKDIAENNVADYHYEISKKEADSLTDEEKIYLLSNFFLCNWETMVFPYPRFKQLLQKRGKNVSINEIKKRIDEFSERDIRDLQVFYNLTWFGFKAREDEFINNLFIKGEDFTENEKQTLLKKQREIAASIILKYKNLQDKGQIEISTSPFYHPILPLLMDGKKGGFDFKDDAKAQVENAINLYSSLFGKPPKGMWPPEGGVSSDIFSMLSQSEISWIATDEEILFNTIPNLPRHSIYKMYEMENIKIFFRDKNLSNSISFVYSKNKPEKSVSDFIGHIKGIRDYVSAIPGEHIVSIILDGENPWEYYKDGGEAFLSGIYEELLNLDDVKTITFSEFANIAKESTKITNIYPGSWIDHSFRIWRGKIEKDKAWDYLKKTRDDLQRIAPDNKNAWEEIYIAEGSDWFWWYGDDFESSQDDIFDLIFRTHLKNVYKIIDKTPPSYLDEAITKPKFIKPLTFPIHSISPIIDGRITSYYEWLCAGSYDISFSGGTMHYSENRIKKIMYGYDLKTLYIAIDASNHFLENEFLVINIETRTRYKIIVSKNGKGELFEINPDLTLTKKGDLENMAFYKILELAIPFEIISVGQKEEVRFTASFERNGIIVEVWPKAGYISMLVPTPEYEAMKWSC, encoded by the coding sequence ATGAAAACCCTATATGTCTCATTTTTATGGCACCTTCATCAGCCATCCTATAAGGATAGCCTTACAAATTCATATACCCTTCCCTGGGTAAGGCTCCATTCAACAAAGGGCTATTATGATATGGCATCTATCCTTGAGAAATTTCCAAATATTAAGGCAACATTTAACCTTACAGCGTCCCTTTTGTCCCAAATTAAAGATATTGCAGAAAATAATGTAGCTGATTACCATTATGAAATAAGCAAAAAGGAGGCAGATTCTTTAACAGATGAAGAAAAGATATACCTTCTTTCAAATTTCTTCCTATGCAATTGGGAGACAATGGTTTTTCCATATCCAAGGTTCAAGCAATTATTGCAGAAGAGGGGAAAAAATGTATCAATAAATGAGATTAAAAAGAGAATAGATGAATTTTCAGAGAGGGATATAAGAGACCTCCAGGTTTTTTATAACCTTACATGGTTTGGGTTTAAGGCAAGGGAGGATGAATTTATAAATAACCTTTTTATAAAAGGCGAAGATTTTACAGAGAATGAAAAGCAAACACTCCTTAAAAAACAAAGGGAAATAGCTGCATCAATAATTCTAAAATACAAAAATCTTCAGGATAAAGGTCAAATTGAAATTTCAACAAGCCCATTCTATCACCCAATCCTACCTTTACTTATGGATGGAAAAAAGGGAGGGTTTGATTTTAAAGATGATGCAAAAGCACAGGTTGAAAATGCAATAAACCTTTATTCTTCCTTGTTTGGGAAGCCTCCAAAGGGGATGTGGCCACCAGAGGGTGGTGTTTCTTCTGATATATTCTCTATGTTGTCTCAATCTGAAATTTCCTGGATTGCAACAGATGAGGAGATTCTTTTTAATACAATTCCAAATCTACCTAGGCATTCTATATACAAAATGTACGAGATGGAGAATATAAAAATATTCTTCAGGGACAAAAACCTTTCAAATTCAATTAGCTTTGTCTATTCAAAGAATAAGCCAGAAAAAAGCGTTTCTGATTTCATAGGCCATATCAAAGGGATAAGGGATTATGTCTCTGCTATCCCTGGTGAGCATATTGTAAGCATAATCCTTGATGGTGAAAACCCCTGGGAATACTATAAGGATGGTGGAGAGGCATTCCTTTCTGGAATATATGAGGAATTGTTAAATCTTGATGATGTTAAGACAATAACATTTTCTGAATTTGCAAATATAGCAAAAGAATCTACAAAGATTACCAATATATACCCAGGTTCATGGATTGACCATTCCTTTAGGATTTGGAGGGGAAAAATAGAGAAGGATAAGGCATGGGATTACCTTAAAAAAACAAGGGATGATCTCCAAAGGATTGCACCAGACAACAAAAATGCCTGGGAGGAGATATACATTGCAGAGGGCTCTGACTGGTTCTGGTGGTATGGCGATGACTTTGAGTCCTCGCAGGATGATATCTTTGACCTTATCTTCAGAACACACCTTAAGAATGTTTATAAAATCATTGACAAAACACCTCCATCCTATCTTGATGAGGCAATAACAAAGCCAAAATTTATAAAACCCCTAACCTTTCCTATTCATTCTATCTCTCCTATAATAGATGGAAGGATAACAAGCTATTATGAGTGGCTATGTGCAGGCAGCTATGACATAAGCTTTTCTGGCGGAACAATGCATTATTCAGAAAATAGGATAAAGAAGATAATGTATGGCTATGACCTTAAAACCCTTTATATTGCTATTGATGCCTCCAATCATTTTTTAGAGAATGAGTTTTTGGTAATAAATATAGAGACAAGGACAAGGTATAAGATAATAGTTTCAAAAAATGGAAAGGGGGAGCTTTTTGAGATAAATCCTGATTTAACCTTGACAAAAAAGGGGGATTTAGAAAATATGGCATTTTATAAGATATTAGAGCTAGCTATTCCTTTTGAGATTATCTCTGTAGGTCAAAAGGAGGAGGTAAGGTTCACAGCATCGTTTGAAAGGAATGGAATAATTGTTGAAGTTTGGCCAAAAGCAGGGTATATATCAATGCTTGTTCCAACCCCTGAATATGAAGCAATGAAATGGTCATGCTAA
- the galT gene encoding galactose-1-phosphate uridylyltransferase: MSELRKDPILGRWVIIASERGERPGAFEKPLEKKDEGTCPFCPGNERMTPPEIYSIRKPGSKPNETGWDIRVVPNKFPALGIDEKLAKKGRGVYDMMIGYGAHEVIIETPDHHKHIKDQSIIEIKNVIMTIQHRIEDLHKDLNMRYVLVFKNKGIEAGASLAHPHTQLIATPVTPRTVKGELQGAEIYFKAKERCIFCDIMEEELSLGKRIVSENDGYVAFCPYASRFPFEICILPKHHDIDFHSENVRKNDDELAEILSLVFKKLAVCLNDPQYNYVIHTAPNRFARRGYWQTLSEDFHWHIEIMPKLTRVAGFEWGTGFYINPTPPEDAAKYLRETDLE, from the coding sequence ATGAGTGAATTAAGAAAGGATCCGATATTGGGAAGATGGGTTATTATTGCATCTGAAAGGGGGGAAAGGCCTGGTGCATTTGAGAAGCCTTTGGAAAAAAAGGATGAAGGCACCTGTCCATTTTGCCCTGGAAATGAAAGAATGACACCTCCAGAGATATATAGCATAAGAAAACCAGGTTCAAAGCCAAATGAGACAGGATGGGATATAAGGGTTGTTCCAAATAAATTTCCAGCCCTAGGCATAGATGAAAAATTGGCAAAGAAGGGCAGAGGCGTATATGATATGATGATAGGGTATGGTGCACATGAGGTTATTATAGAAACACCTGACCACCATAAGCATATTAAAGACCAATCTATCATTGAGATAAAAAATGTTATAATGACAATTCAGCACAGGATTGAGGATTTGCATAAAGACCTTAATATGAGATATGTCCTTGTCTTTAAGAATAAGGGCATAGAGGCAGGTGCATCTTTGGCGCATCCTCATACCCAGCTTATTGCAACGCCTGTTACGCCAAGGACAGTAAAGGGAGAATTGCAAGGAGCAGAAATCTATTTTAAGGCAAAGGAGAGGTGTATATTCTGCGATATTATGGAAGAGGAGCTCTCCCTTGGAAAGCGTATAGTTTCCGAAAACGATGGATATGTTGCATTCTGTCCATATGCCTCAAGGTTTCCATTTGAGATATGCATCCTTCCAAAGCACCATGATATAGATTTTCATTCCGAAAATGTAAGAAAAAATGACGATGAATTGGCAGAGATACTTTCCCTTGTCTTTAAAAAGCTTGCTGTTTGTCTAAATGACCCGCAGTATAACTATGTTATCCATACCGCACCAAATAGGTTTGCAAGAAGGGGATATTGGCAGACATTGAGTGAGGATTTTCATTGGCATATTGAAATAATGCCAAAGCTTACAAGGGTTGCAGGGTTTGAATGGGGAACAGGGTTTTATATAAACCCAACACCGCCAGAGGATGCGGCAAAGTATTTAAGGGAAACAGATTTAGAATGA
- a CDS encoding type IV pilus twitching motility protein PilT, with protein sequence MIIEKLLELMLKKEASDLHIKANSSPLLRVHGDLLPLKEIRPFTQEEAENLSLALLTDAQKERFKRDLFLDLCMDIKDLSRFRTHIFYQQRSVASVFRAIPYKIPTMDELKIPSVVKSLCTRPRGMILVTGPASSGKSTTLAALIDFINENSTSHIVTVEDPIEFIHSSKKAVINQRQVGSDTLSFKDALKHMFRQDPDIILVGEMRDLETIQTAITAAETGHLVLATLHTPDATQTIDRIIDVFPPHQQQQVRIQLASNLQGIMSQVLLKRADGKGRIAAFEVLIAVPAVRNLIREGRTYQIPSFLQVGRRQGMISLNQSLIDLSKEGLISPEEAISKATDVAELLSVVTGEGEAK encoded by the coding sequence GCACGGTGACCTTTTGCCTTTAAAGGAGATAAGGCCATTTACTCAGGAGGAAGCAGAAAATCTATCTTTGGCATTGCTTACAGATGCCCAGAAGGAGAGGTTTAAGAGAGACCTCTTTCTTGATCTCTGTATGGACATAAAGGATTTGTCAAGGTTTAGGACACATATATTCTATCAACAAAGAAGCGTTGCTTCTGTATTTAGGGCAATTCCATATAAAATTCCAACAATGGATGAGCTAAAAATACCCTCTGTTGTAAAGAGCTTATGCACAAGGCCAAGGGGGATGATTCTTGTAACAGGCCCTGCATCATCTGGAAAATCAACAACCCTGGCAGCTTTAATAGATTTTATAAATGAAAATAGCACCTCACACATTGTTACTGTTGAGGATCCGATTGAATTTATCCATTCATCTAAAAAGGCTGTTATCAACCAGAGGCAGGTTGGTTCTGATACATTGAGCTTTAAGGATGCCTTAAAGCATATGTTTCGTCAGGACCCTGATATAATTCTTGTTGGTGAAATGAGGGATTTAGAGACAATTCAGACAGCCATTACAGCCGCAGAAACAGGACACCTTGTTTTAGCAACCCTTCATACACCCGATGCAACCCAGACAATAGATAGGATAATAGATGTTTTTCCTCCACATCAACAACAGCAGGTTAGGATTCAATTAGCATCAAACCTTCAGGGGATTATGTCTCAGGTTCTTTTGAAAAGGGCTGATGGCAAGGGCAGGATTGCTGCATTTGAGGTTTTAATAGCTGTTCCTGCTGTAAGGAATTTGATAAGGGAGGGAAGGACATACCAGATTCCATCATTCTTACAGGTTGGAAGGAGGCAGGGGATGATTTCTTTAAATCAATCCCTTATTGACCTGTCAAAGGAAGGTCTTATTAGCCCAGAGGAGGCTATAAGCAAAGCCACAGATGTTGCTGAGCTTCTTTCTGTAGTAACAGGAGAAGGGGAAGCAAAATAA